The Streptomyces sp. NBC_01268 genome segment CTGGGCGCGGCACTGCCCCTGATCGACTTCTTCATCGTCAACGTCGCCCTGCCGACCATCGACCACGACCTCGCCGCCGGACCGGCGCTCCTGGAACTGGTGGTCGCGGGCTACGGCCTGTCGTACGCGGTGCTGCTCGTGCTCGGCGGGCGGCTCGGCGACCTCTTCGGACGCCGCCGGCTCTTCCTCGCCGGGATGGGCGCCTTCGGCCTGACCTCGCTCGCCTGCGGGCTCGCCCCGGACGCCTGGACCCTGGTCGGCGCGCGGGTGGCACAGGGTGCCGCGGCGGCCCTGATGCTGCCGCAGGTCCTCGCGACCATTCACTCCTCGACGTCGGGCGCCCGGCACGCGAAGGCGCTGAGCCTGTACGGGGCGACCGCGGGCCTCGCGATGGTGGCCGGCCAGATCCTCGGCGGCGTGCTGGTCGCCGCCGACGTCGCCGGCAGCGGCTGGCGGTCGATCTTCCTGGTCAACGTGCCGGTGGCGCTGCTCGGGCTGCTGCTCGCGGCCCGCTCGGTGCCCGAGACCCGCTCGGACCGGCCGGCGCCGGTGGACGTGCCGGGCACGCTCCTGCTGGCGCTGAGCCTGCTGACGCTGCTCGCCCCGCTGACCGAGGGCCGGGCGGCGGGCTGGCCGCTGTGGACCTGGCTGGCACTGGGCGCCTTCCCCTTCGCGGCCGGGGCGTTCTGGTGGGTCGAGCGGCGGGCGGACCACCGGGGCCGGACGCCGCTGGTGCCGCCGAGCCTCCTCGAGCTGGTCTCGCTGCGCCGGGGGCTGGCCGTGGTGCTGCCGCTGTCGGGCGGCTTCAGCGGCTTCATGTTCGTGATCGCGGTGGCGCTCCAGCAGGGGCTCGCGATGGGCGCGGTGGCCTCGGGCCTGGCGCTGGTGCCGATGGCGGTGGCGTTCTTCGCCGCCTCGCTGGCCGGTCCGCGGCTGGTGCGGCGCTGGGGCACCCGGGTCGTGACGGCGGGCGCGGTGTTCCAGGCGGCCGGGATCGCGCTGATCGCCTGGGCCGTGGGGCACGGCTGGTCGGAGCTCTCGGTGGCGGACCTGCTGCCGGGCATGGCGGTCGCGGGTCTCGGCCAGGGGCTGCAGCTGCCGGTGCTGTTCCGGGTGGTGCTCTCGGAGGTGCCGGGCGAGCAGGCGGGCGTGGGCAGCGGGGTCATGGTGACCACCCAGCAGTCGGCGATGGCGCTGGGCGTGGCGACGCTCGGTTCGCTCTTCCTGTCGCTGGCCTCCTCGCCGGCCGCGATGGGCACGGCGCTGACCACGACGCTGCTGGTCCAGCTGGGCGTGGTGGTGCTGACGCTGCTGCTGAGCCTGCGCCTTCCCCGGTCGGTGAAGTGACCCGGCGGGGCGCCGAGGGTGACCCGGAGGAGTGAAAAGTGAAAGTGGGAGTGACAGATATTGAAATCTGTCATCGCTCATGTCATGGTTGATGGCATGACGCACACGACCTCCCTCCCCACCCGCTCCCTCGGCACCACCGGCCCCCGGGTCTCCGCCCTCGGCCTCGGCTGCATGGGCATGTCCGCGCTGTACGGCGAGAGCGACCGCGCCGAGTCGATCGCGACCCTCCACGCCGCCCTCGACGCCGGCGTGACCCTGCTGGACACCGGCGACTTCTACGGCATGGGGCACAACGAGCTGCTGATCAACGAGGCCCTGCGCACCGCGCCTCCGGCCGCCCGCGAGCAGGCCCTCATCAGCGTGAAGTTCGGCGCGCTGCGCACCGTGGAGGGCGGCTTCACCGGGTACGACGGCCGCCCGGCCGCCGTGAAGAACTTCGCGGCGTACTCGCTGCAGCGCCTCGGCACCGACCACATCGACATCTACCGGATCGCCCGCGTCGACCCCGACGTGCCGATCGAGGAGACCGTCGGCGCCATCGCCGAGCTGGTCGAGGCGGGCCACGTCCGGCACATCGGCCTCTCCGAGGTCGGCGCCGACACCCTGCGCCGGGCGGCGGCCGTCGCCCCCATCGCCGACCTCCAGATCGAGTACTCGCTGATATCCCGCGGCATCGAGGAGAAGATCCTGCCCACCGCACGCGAGCTGGGCATCGGCATCACGGCCTACGGCGTCCTCTCCCGCGGCCTGATCAGCGGCCACTTCACCCGGGACCGCGCCCTCGGCGCGGGCGACTTCCGCGGCATGTCCCCCCGCTTCCAGGGCGACAACCTGGCGCGGAACCTGGACCTGGTGGACCGCCTCCGCGAGGTCGCCGAGGCCAAGGGCGTGACGGTCGCCCAGACCGCCATCGCCTGGGTCCTCGCCCAGGGGGCCCGGCACGGCGCGGACATCGTCCCGCTGGTCGGCGCCCGCCGCCGGGACCGGCTCGCCGAGGCGCTCGGCGCCGTGGACGTGACGCTGGACGCGGCCGACCTGGCGGCGATCGAGGAGGCCGTCCCCGCCGGCGCGGCGGCCGGCGCGCGCTACCCGGAGGCCCAGATGGCCCACCTGGACAGCGAGCACTGACCGGTAGTGTCGTTTCCATGGCCGCCACCGAAACCCTGACCGCAGAGCGCATCCTCGAAGCCACCGAGGAGGTGCTGCGCCGGTACGGCCCCGCGAAGGCGACCGTCGTGGACGTGGCCCGGGTGCTCGGCGTCAGCCACGGCAGCGTCTACCGCCACTTCCGCACCAAGGCGGCGCTGCGCGAGGCGGTCACCGAGCGCTGGCTCTCGCGCACCGAGGTCGCCCTCGCCGAGCTGACCGGCGCCCCCGGGCGGCCCGCGCCGGAGAAGCTGCACTCCTGGTTCGCGACCCTCTTCGAGGCCAAGCGTCACAAGGCGGGCGACGACCCGGAGCTGTTCGCGACCTACGGCGTGCTCATCGACGAGAACAGCGGCGTGGTGGACCAGCACGTCGACGTGCTGATCGGCCAGGTCCGCTCGATCGTCGAGGAGGGCGCCCGGGAGGCCGAGTTCACCGCCGCCGACCCGGACGCCACGGCCCGCGCGCTCTTCCACGCCACCGCTCGCTTCCACGACCCGGCCTATGCGCCGGAGTGGCGACGGCCCGCGATCGAGGCGGAGTTCGAGTCGGTCGTCGGCCTCCTGCTGCGCGGCCTGCGGCCCTAGGCGTCGTCCTCACCGCAGACCACAGGACGCGGGAAAGCCCCCGGTTCCGAGAGGAACCGGGGGCTTTCCCGTGCGTACGCCGGACTCAGCAGCCGAGCAGGCGGCTGCCCAGGTAGCTCTGGATCTGGTCGAGGGAGACGCGCTCCTGCTTCATCGTGTCGCGCTCGCGCACCGTCACCGCGTTGTCGTCGAGGGTGTCGAAGTCGACGGTGACGCAGTACGGGGTGCCGATCTCGTCCTGGCGACGGTAGCGACGGCCGATGGCACCGGCGTCGTCGAACTCGATGTTCCAGTTCTGCCGCAGGTCGGCCGCGAGGCCCTTGGCCTTCGGCGAGAGCTGCGGGTTGCGGGACAGCGGCAGGACGGCGACCTTGACCGGGGCCAGGCGGTGGTCGAGGCGCAGCACGGTGCGCTTCTCCATGACGCCCTTGGCGTTGGGCGCCTCGTCCTCGATGTACGCGTCGAGCAGGAAGGCGAGCATGGTGCGGCCGACACCGGCCGCCGGCTCGATGACGTACGGCGTGTAGCGCTCGCCCGTCTCCTGCTCCAGGTACGTGAGGTTGGCGCCGGAGGCCTTGGAGTGGGCGTTCAGGTCGTAGTCGGTGCGGTTGGCGACGCCCTCCAGCTCGCCCCACTCGCTGCCGCCGAAGGAGAAGCGGTACTCGATGTCGGCGGTGCGCTTCGAGTAGTGGGAGAGCTTCTCCGCCGGGTGCTCGAACCAGCGCATGTTCTCCTCACGCAGGCCCAGGCCGGTGTACCAGTTCCAGCGCTGCTCCATCCAGTACTCCTGCCACTGCTCGTCCTCGCCCGGCTTGACGAAGAACTCCATCTCCATCTGCTCGAACTCGCGCGTGCGGAAGATGAAGTTGCCCGGAGTGATCTCGTTCCGGAAGGACTTGCCCATCTGCGCGATGCCGAACGGGGGCTTCTTGCGCGAGGTGGTCTGCACCTGGGCGAAGTTGGTGAAGATGCCCTGGGCGGTCTCGGGCCGCAGGTACGCGACGGAGCCGGTGTCCTGGGTCGGGCCGAGGTGCGTGGAGAGCAGGCCGGAGAACTGCTTGGGCTCCGTGAAGGTGCCCTTGTTGCCACAGTTGGGGCAGTTGAGGTCGGTCAGGCTCTCGGGGAGGCGGCCGTGCTTCTCCTCGTACGCCTCCTCCAGGTGGTCGGCGCGGAAGCGCTTGTGGCAGGAGGTGCACTCGGTCAGCGGGTCCGTGAAGGTGGCGACGTGACCGGACGCCTCCCAGACCTCGGTGGCCAGGATGACCGACGAGTCGATGCCGACGACGTCCTCGCGCGCGGTGACCATGTAGCGCCACCACTGACGCTTGATGTTCTCCTTGAGTTCGACACCCAGCGGTCCGTAGTCCCAGGCGGCACGCTGACCGCCGTAGATCTCGCTGCACGGGTAGACGAAGCCACGGCGCTTGCTCAGGCTGACGATGGTGTCGATCTTGTCGGCGGCCACGGTGCTCTCTTCATTACGACGACGAAGTGCGAATGCCTCAGGTTACCGGCGCCCGCACCCCCCGTATCAAATCGGTTCCGCCCCGGCCCCGGAGTGCTCGGGAACACAGGGGGACGAAGCGTCCGGCAATTGACAACCGTTTCCATCTTTGTTGAAAATGAGTGTCATGAACGTACGCCGACTGATACCCACCACCGCCCTCGCCGGAGCCGTCACCCTCGGCCTCGTCACCCTCTCCGCCTGCTCCGGCACCTCGGACGCGGCCGGCAAGGGCAGCGGCGGCAAGCTGGACGTGGTCGCGTCGTTCTACCCCATGCAGTACCTGGCCGAGCAGATAGGCGGCGGCCACGTCGCCGTCGACACGCTCACCAAGCCCGGCGTCGAGCCGCACGACCTGGAGCTCAAGCCGAAGCAGATCGGCGAGCTCGGCGAGGCCGACGTCATCGTCTACCTCAAGGGCATCCAGCCCGCCGTCGACGAAGCCATCGCCCAGGCCGGCGTCGCGAACACCGTCGACGCGGCCGCCCTCACCGAGCTGGAGGACCACGACACCTCCTCCGGCCACGACCACGCCGCCGAGGAAGCCGGCCACGACCACGCGTCCGAGGCCGGCGCCGACCCGCACATCTGGCTCGACCCCGTGAAGTACGCCGAGGTCGCCAAGGGCGTGGGCGCCGCCTTCGAGAAGGCCGACCCGGACCACGCCGCCGACTACCGGAAGAACACCGACGCCCTGCTGAAGAAGCTGGGCGCGCTGAACACCGAGTTCGCGAACGGCCTGAAGAACACCACCACCCGGACCTTCATCACCACGCACTCCGCCTTCGGCTACCTCGCCGAGCGCTACGGCCTGGAGCAGGAGGGCATCACCGGCATCGACCCCGAGTCCGAGCCGAGCCCCGCCCGCGTCAAGGAACTCCAGGACATCGCGAGGAAGGACAAGGTCTCCACCGTCTTCTTCGAGACCCTGGCCAGCGACAAGACCGCCAAGACCCTCGCGAACGACACCGGTCTCCAGACCGACGTGCTCGACCCGCTGGAGGGAATCACGGACACGTCCAAGGGCGCTGACTACATCCAGGTCATGCAGTCCAACCTCGCCGCGCTGCAGAAGGCCCTCGGCGCGAAGTGAAACCCACCCCGCAGGGAAAGCAGCAGGAGGCACCCGTGAGCGCACCCGGGCACGACGGCCCCGTCATCTCCGTCCGCGGAGCCACCGCGGCCCTCGGCTCGCGCCCCGTCCTGCGCGGCGTCGACCTCACCGTCCAGCGCGGTGAGGTCGTCGCCCTGCTCGGCGCCAACGGCTCCGGCAAGTCGACCGCCGTCCGCTCCGTCATCGGCCAGGTGCCGCTGACCGGCGGCAGCATCGAGCTGTTCGGCACGGAGCAGAAGCGGTTCCGCGACTGGGCGCGCGTCGGCTACGTACCCCAGCGCACCACCGCCGCCAGCGGCGTGCCCGCCACCATCCGCGAGGTCGTCACCTCCGGCCGGCTCTCCCGGCGCCGCTTCGGCCTCACCACCAAGGCCGACCGGGCCGCCGTCGACCGGGCCATCGCCCTCGTCGGCCTGGCCGACCGCGCCAAGGACTCCGTCTCCGCCCTCTCCGGCGGCCAGCACCAGCGCGTGCTCATCGCCCGCGCGCTCGCCTCCGAACCGGAGCTGCTGATCATGGACGAGCCGATGGCCGGCGTCGACCTCGCCAGCCAGGAGATCCTCGCCGCGACCCTGCGCGAACAGGTCGCGGGCGGCACCTCGATCCTGCTCGTCCTGCACGAGCTCGGCCCGCTGGAGCCGCTGATCGACCGGGCGGTCGTCCTCCGCGACGGCTGCGTCGTCCACGACGGCCCGCCCCCGAAGGCCGTCGGACAGCACGCGCTGCCCGGCCACGACCACGTCCACCCGCACGCGGCCGACGAGCCGCTCCGCACCGGTCTGCTGACCTGAGGACCCCGAGGATCTAGGAAAGCTGCCCCATGGAATTCCTCCAGCTCGCCTTCATGCAGCGGGCGCTCATCGCCGCCGTCCTCGTCGGCATCACCGCGCCCGCCGTCGGCATCTACCTCGTCCAGCGGCGCCAGGCCCTGATGGGCGACGGCATCGGCCACGTCGCCATGACCGGTGTCGGCCTCGGCTTCCTGCTGAACACCAGCCCCGTGTGGATGGCCACCGCGGTCGCCGTCATCGGCGCCGTCGCGATGGAGCTGATCCGCGCGTACGGCAAGACCCGCGGCGACCTCGCCCTCGCGCTGCTCTTCTACGGCGGCATGGCCGGCGGCGTGCTGCTCATCAACCTCTCGCCGACCGGCTCCAACGCCAACCTGAACTCGTTCCTGTTCGGCTCCCTGTCGACGGTCTCCACCGAGGACGTCACGGCCATCGGCATCCTGGCCGCGTTCGTCGTCCTCGTCACCGTCGGCCTGCGCCGCCAGCTCTTCGCGGTCAGCCAGGACGAGGAGTTCGCCCGCGTCACCGGCCTGCCCGTCCGGTTCCTCAACCTGCTCATCGCGGTCACCGCCGCCGTGACCGTCACGGTCGCCATGCGGGTCGTCGGCCTGCTCCTGGTCAGCGCGCTGATGGTGGTCCCGGTGGCCGCCGCCCAGCAGCTGTCCCGGTCCTTCCGTACGACCTTCGTGCTCGCCGTCGTCATCGGCACCGGCGTCACCCTCGCCGGCACGGTGACCTCCTACTACCAGGACGTGCCGCCCGGCGCGACGATCGTGCTCCTCGCCATCGGGGTCTTCATCGCCCTCACGGCCCTCGCCACCCCGCTCGCCCGGCGGCGCGCCCGCGCCGCCGAGAGCGCCGCGCGGGAATGCGACGCCGAGCTCCCGGGCGCCCGGCGCCCCGCCGACGACGTGAACGTCTGACCGCGGTCCGGGCCCAGGGGGGCGGGGGGCTGGCAGAATGGCGGGGGCAGACAAGATTCAAGGAGGCCCCCGTGGTGACGGCAGGACCCCCCGTACGAGGCCGCTCGACCAAGCAGCGGGCCGCCGTGTCGGCGGCGCTGAACGAGGTCGACGAGTTCCGCTCCGCCCAGGAGCTGCACGACATGCTGAAGCACCGCGGCGACTCCGTCGGCCTCACCACCGTCTACCGCACGCTCCAGTCCCTCGCGGACGCGGGCGAGGTGGACGCGCTGCGCACCAGCGACGGCGAGACGGTCTACCGGCGCTGTTCGACCGGCGACCACCACCACCACCTCGTCTGCCGCGTCTGCGGCAAGGCCGTCGAGGTGGAGGGCCCGGCCGTGGAGCAGTGGGCGGAGACGATCGCGTCCGAGCACGGCTTCGTGAACGTGGCGCACACGGTGGAGATCTTCGGCACCTGCGCGGAGTGCGCGACGAAGTGACCTGACATACGAGGGGCCCGCACCGGACGACTTCGGTGCGGGCCCCTCGCGTACGCGCGTCCCGCGCGCTCAGCCCTTGTCGAGCACGGCGAGGTCCGCCGGGTCCACACCGCCGAAGCGCCGGTCGCGCTGGGCGAACTCGACGCAGGCCCGCCACAGGTCCCGGCGGTCGAAGTCGGGCCACAGCACGTCCTGGAAGACCATCTCGGCGTACGCGCTCTGCCAGATCAGGTAGTTGGAGGTGCGCTGCTCGCCACTGGGGCGGAGGAAGAGGTCGACGTCCGGCATGTCCGGGTAGTACAGGTACTTCTGGATCGTCTTCTCGGTGATCTTCGCGGGGTCGAGCCGGCCCGCCTTGACGTCCTCCGCGAGCGCCTGCGCCGCGTCCGTCAGCTCCGCACGGCCGCCGTAGTTCATGCAGAAGTACAGCGTGAGCTTCGTGTTGTCCTTGGTCTGCTCCTGGGCGATCTGGAGCTCCTTGGCGACCGACTTCCACAGCTTGGGCATGCGGCCCACCCAGCGCACCCGCACGCCGAGGGAGTCGAGCTGGTCGCGGGACTTGCGGATGAAGTCACGGTTGAAGTTCATCAGGAAGCGCACCTCTTCGGGCGACCGCTTCCAGTTCTCGGTGGAGAAGGCGTAGAGGGAGATCGAGCCCACGCCCATCTCGATCGCGCCCTGGAGCACGTCGAGCACCTGCTCGGCGCCGACCTTGTGCCCCTCGGTGCGCGGCAGACCGCGCTCCTTGGCCCAGCGGCCGTTGCCGTCCATGACGATCGCGACGTGCTCGGGCACGAGCTCCGACTGGAGCTTCGGCGGGCGGGCGCCGGACGGGTGCGGCTCGGGGGCGCTGTACTCCCGGCGCTGGCGCCCGAGAAGTCGTGCGATGGCCATGGCGATGGATCTCCTAGCTCTTCTCTACGTACCGCAGCGAGCGCAGCCCGCGCTCCAGGTGCCAGTGCAGATAGGCGGACACGAGGCCGCTGCCCTCCCTGACGTGACGCGGTTCGCACGCGTCCGCCGTCTCCCAGTCGCCGGTGAGCAGCGCGCTGAGCAGGCCTACGGCCTCCGCAGAGGGTACGACGCTTCCGGGCACCCGGCAGTCGCCGCATATGACCCCGCCCGCACCGACCGAAAAGAACCGATTGGGCCCGGGAAGTCCGCATTTGGCGCAATCGTCGAAGCTGGGCGCGTACCCGTTCACGGCGAGCGAGCGCAGCAGGAAGGCGTCGAGGATCAGATGCGGCGCGTGCTCACCCCGCGCCAGCGTCCGCAGCCCGCCCACGAGCAGCAGGTACTGCTGCACGGCCGGCTCGCCCTCGTGATCGGTGAACCGTTCCGCCGTCTCCAGCATGGCGGTCCCCGCCGTGTACCGGGCGTAGTCGGTGACGATCCCGCTCCCGTACGCGGCGATCGTCTCGCTCTGCGTGCACAGCGGCAGCCCGCGCCCCACGAGCTCACTCCCCCGGGCGAAGAACTGCACGTCCACGTGCGAGAACGGTTCGAGCCGCGCCCCGAACTTCGACTTGGTCCGCCGCACCCCCCGCGCGACGGCGCGTACGCGCCCGTGACCGCGCGTGAGCAACGTGATGATGCGGTCCGCTTCACCCAGCTTCTGGGTGCGCAGCACGATGCCGTCGTCGCGGAACAGACTCATGGAGCCATTCTCCCGTACGGGGAGAGCGCCCCGGGCCGCCTCGGGCCACTCCCCCCGCTCCGGCGATCCGACCGGCCGATCCCGCCGGCGGGCGAATACGCCGAGGAGACGATTCGGGCGAGCGCCTCAAAGCGACGGAGTTCACCGGCTCCCCTCCCCCAACGGCATATACAGAGGGCGGGTATTCGGACCCCTCCTCGACGATCCGGCCGTGGTGCGGCGGACACGGGCGACCTACGATCTGGTCAAGGGCCGCCGCGCTGTCGCCGGAGGCGTCCCCGGCCCTGCTCGAACCGGCGGCGGAGGACCGAAGACGATGCACGCGTACGACCCGACCGCCGACCTCCCCGCCACCGCCCGGGCGGCGTTCGCCGCAGGCGCCGAGGGATGACGGGGATGCGGCCCTCGACACCGGTCCTGCGCGGCAGCGGCGGCGCCGTGCTCCGTCAGGACGACGCCGGTGACGCGCTCACGCTGAGCCGCGGGGACGAGGAGACGCGCATCCCCCTGCGGGCGATCCGGCGCGTGTCGCCGGGCGGTCGGGCGGTCACGGTCGCCCTCCGGGTGCCGGAGGGCGGGGAGCCCGTCGTCCACGTGGTGCAGGGCGTGAACGACACGTCGGCCTACGTGTTCGCGTCGACGGTGGGCGCGGCGCTGGACAGGCTGCCGGAGCCGCCCGCGCAGTTCGACGGCGCCGCGCTCGTGACGACCCGCTCGCTCGCCACTCCCCGCGCGCCCGAGACGGCGAGCGCCGGAGCCTGGGCGCGGGGTCGCGCGTGGGTCCTGCTGGCTCTCGGTCCGGGCCTGGCGGCGCTGATCGGCGTGAGCGTCATGGTCGTGGTCCGGGGGGAGCCGGCGGCGCTGGTCCTCTCGGTCCTGGTCGGGATCGTGACGGTCGTCCTCAACCTCTGCGGCGCCGCCTCGATGGAGCGGGCCTTCCAGATGTGGGCCCTCCCGTGGCGGGGCGTCACGGTGATGGCAGTGCGGACGAGCCCGTACGGCAAGTCGGGGATCTACGCGTACACGGGCCCGAACGGCGAGTCCCACACGTACTCCCGGCAGGCGTACGCGCGCAGCGTCGAGATCAGCTACCACCCGGACGACCCCGGCGTGGCGGTCGGCGTCTACCCCGTCGTGGTGCGGGTGCTGGTGGCGCTGGGCTCCCTGGCCCTCTGGGCGGCGACGATCGGCATGATCTCCCTGATGGTCGTCATGGGCGCCGGCGTCTGACCGACCGGCTACCCGGCCTCCTTCGTCCGGGTGACGACCGCGCCGAAGAGGGCGAGGCCCTTGATGACGACGCGGGGGGTGCCGGGCTTGCCGGTGCGGCGGGCGGCGCGCTTGTCGAAGACGCCGAAGAGACCGAAGCCGCGGACGTCGACCTCGATGTCCGCGGGGACGAAGATCTTGGTGCCGCCCCAGAGGGCGACGGCGCGGATCTGCGTGTCGTGGCTGCTGAAGCGCGCCTCGGTGAGGTCGACCTGGCCGCCGCCCCACATGGACCAGAACGTCATGCGCGGGGGCACGACCCACCGGCCCTTGCGGTGGAAGCCGCCGAAGATCCCGGCGACGAAGCTGCCCGAGGTCGGGGCGTGGTCGACGACGAGCGCGTCCCGGGGGCCGGGCACGGGGAGGTCGCGGCAGGCCGCTTCGAGTTGGCCGCGGGTGCGCGAGGCGTGCACGTCGTCGAGGCGGAGGGCGAGCTCTTCGAGCGGCAGCCGGCCGCTCTCGACGGCGGACCGCAGCCGCTCCTCGGCGGCGTACCGCTCCTGGTCGGAGGCGAGGATGTCGAGCTCGTGCTGCGTCATGGCGTCAACCCTTGGAGGTAGGCGGCGAGCGCGGAGGAGAGGGCCGTGCGGTACGTGTCGTCGCGCCCCGGGTCGTCGGGGTCGTGACCGAGGTCGGTGAGCCAGTAGCGGCGGCCGAGGGCGTAGCCGTACGCGCCGGACAGGGCGAGGAGGACGACCATCTCGATCCGCTCCCGGTCCGGGCCGTCGGGCCCGGGGAGCACGCCGCGGACGCCGTCCTCGATGGCGTCGACGAGCCGGGAGAGGTCGGTCGGGGCGTCGGGGGCGTCGCCGGCCTCCCGGCCGTGGAGCTGCGACCAGGCCCAGAGCCGGACGTACCGCTCGTCGCCGAGGATCTCGAAGAGGACGCGGGTCATGCCGTCGGCGTACGGCACGCGCCCGTCGGCCTGGAGCCGCTGCCGCACGAGGTCGCGCTTGCGTTCGTTCTCGCGCTGGAGGACGGCGCGGACGAGGGCGGCGTAGGTGCCGAAGTAGTGGGTGACGAGCCCGTGCGTGACACCGACCGCCTCGGCGACCCGCCGCAGGCCGACGCCGTCGGGCCCGTGCCGGGCGATGAGGTCGGTGGCGGCATCGAGAATCTCGGCCCGCGCCTCTTCAGGACTCCGCCGCCGCCGCTTGGTCGCCATTCACCCTCACGCTCCTCCCGCGCCCGCGCCCCCGCGCCCGCTATCGGCAAGGTGGACAATAACGCGCCGGGGCTCTTGTTATCCACCCCGCCAACAGCGCGCCGAGGGATCAACTCGCCATTCAGGGTCACTGGTTGGGCCGCCCGGCTCCAGGAAGGGTCTTCGCGGCGGGAGTTGCGGGTGGGCTTCTGGTGCGGCCAAGCTTGTGGTTGCCGAACAGTGCGCGCGTGCTCACCGTGCTGCGGGTTGCCGCGCCGGGGTGCGGAAGTCCACGTGCCTTTTGGGGCGTTAGGCCGTTAGGGGTGTCGCGGACGCATTCGGCGTCCCGGCCGGAAGGATGGCCCATGTCCCCGAAGCGCGTTACCCGTCGCCTGCTGGTGCTGTCGGCCACGGCGGCTTCCTGCACGGGCGCCTTGAGCGTTCCGGCCGTGGCGAGCACCAACGTTCTGGCGGTCGGAAACGCCGCCTACGACACCACGATGATCAACCAGGACCACGACATCACGGCGGTTGGTGAGACCGCTCACGGCAGCGGGCTGGGGAACGGCCTTGTCCAGCTGCCGGTGGACCACCCCGACAACCGCGGTGGTGGTGGCAGCCTGCTCTTCTCCGATCGTGGGCTGAAGACCGAGGTCACCGCGGTGGTCTGGGAACGATGAGCGGCTGGCGGTTGAGGTGGACCCTGGCCAGGATCTGGACGCCGGCCCTGGTCAGGAGGCGTCTTCGGCAGGGTGCCTCCGCGGCCGGGCTGGCGTCGGGGGCCGTGTCGGGGGCGGTGCGCGGCAGCGATCCGGTCAACGGATACCAGGTGCTGGAGCAGGTGGTGCGCCTGCCGGTCAGCACGTGGCGGTATCACTGGGACCCTCCGCACGTCCGCCACCTGGGCCCCATGGCGCAGGACTGGTGGAAGGCGTTCGGGGTGGGTGAGAACGACAGGACGATCTGCTGCACCGACGCCAACGGGGTGGCCGTCGTCGCGATTCAGGCCCTGCACCGGGAACTGGCCGAGCTACGAGACGAAGTCGCGGCCCTGCGAGCCCAGAGCGACCCGGCGCACGACCCCGGTGGGCCCGGAGCGGCCGGCTCAGGATGAAGGGCCAGGACACCCCAAAGCCGATGTCACCCAGCTTTCGGAGGGTGGTGCGTCCTGGGGCGTCTCGTTCACCAGCCAGGAACCGTTCCACTCCACGTTCCACACCTGGCCGTAGGAGTTCTCGAACTCCACGAAACTCCCCGGAGCGCCTTCGAGGAGCCCGAGCTCCCTCAGCAGCACGTCGGGCGTGGTGAACCCGCGGTTCGGACCCACGCTGCCGCCCTTTGTCCTGGTGTTCTCGTATCGCATCCGCAGGTACGGAACCGGGGGCCTGGAGAGGATCGTCGGCCGCAGCATCCGCTTGCACCGCAGCACCGCCTCCTCCAGGCTCTCGTCTCCGCGGAACTCGCACCGGTACGCCGGGAAGACCGCCGAGACGACCTCGTTCAGGGCCTCGTTCCGCCCGTGGTGGTAGCCGTGCACGGGCGGGGAAGCCGCTGCCACGGCGTC includes the following:
- a CDS encoding metal ABC transporter permease; its protein translation is MEFLQLAFMQRALIAAVLVGITAPAVGIYLVQRRQALMGDGIGHVAMTGVGLGFLLNTSPVWMATAVAVIGAVAMELIRAYGKTRGDLALALLFYGGMAGGVLLINLSPTGSNANLNSFLFGSLSTVSTEDVTAIGILAAFVVLVTVGLRRQLFAVSQDEEFARVTGLPVRFLNLLIAVTAAVTVTVAMRVVGLLLVSALMVVPVAAAQQLSRSFRTTFVLAVVIGTGVTLAGTVTSYYQDVPPGATIVLLAIGVFIALTALATPLARRRARAAESAARECDAELPGARRPADDVNV
- a CDS encoding Fur family transcriptional regulator, producing MVTAGPPVRGRSTKQRAAVSAALNEVDEFRSAQELHDMLKHRGDSVGLTTVYRTLQSLADAGEVDALRTSDGETVYRRCSTGDHHHHLVCRVCGKAVEVEGPAVEQWAETIASEHGFVNVAHTVEIFGTCAECATK
- a CDS encoding isoprenyl transferase; its protein translation is MAIARLLGRQRREYSAPEPHPSGARPPKLQSELVPEHVAIVMDGNGRWAKERGLPRTEGHKVGAEQVLDVLQGAIEMGVGSISLYAFSTENWKRSPEEVRFLMNFNRDFIRKSRDQLDSLGVRVRWVGRMPKLWKSVAKELQIAQEQTKDNTKLTLYFCMNYGGRAELTDAAQALAEDVKAGRLDPAKITEKTIQKYLYYPDMPDVDLFLRPSGEQRTSNYLIWQSAYAEMVFQDVLWPDFDRRDLWRACVEFAQRDRRFGGVDPADLAVLDKG
- the recO gene encoding DNA repair protein RecO — encoded protein: MSLFRDDGIVLRTQKLGEADRIITLLTRGHGRVRAVARGVRRTKSKFGARLEPFSHVDVQFFARGSELVGRGLPLCTQSETIAAYGSGIVTDYARYTAGTAMLETAERFTDHEGEPAVQQYLLLVGGLRTLARGEHAPHLILDAFLLRSLAVNGYAPSFDDCAKCGLPGPNRFFSVGAGGVICGDCRVPGSVVPSAEAVGLLSALLTGDWETADACEPRHVREGSGLVSAYLHWHLERGLRSLRYVEKS
- a CDS encoding DUF1707 SHOCT-like domain-containing protein — encoded protein: MTQHELDILASDQERYAAEERLRSAVESGRLPLEELALRLDDVHASRTRGQLEAACRDLPVPGPRDALVVDHAPTSGSFVAGIFGGFHRKGRWVVPPRMTFWSMWGGGQVDLTEARFSSHDTQIRAVALWGGTKIFVPADIEVDVRGFGLFGVFDKRAARRTGKPGTPRVVIKGLALFGAVVTRTKEAG
- a CDS encoding TetR/AcrR family transcriptional regulator, encoding MATKRRRRSPEEARAEILDAATDLIARHGPDGVGLRRVAEAVGVTHGLVTHYFGTYAALVRAVLQRENERKRDLVRQRLQADGRVPYADGMTRVLFEILGDERYVRLWAWSQLHGREAGDAPDAPTDLSRLVDAIEDGVRGVLPGPDGPDRERIEMVVLLALSGAYGYALGRRYWLTDLGHDPDDPGRDDTYRTALSSALAAYLQGLTP
- a CDS encoding tail fiber domain-containing protein is translated as MRWTLARIWTPALVRRRLRQGASAAGLASGAVSGAVRGSDPVNGYQVLEQVVRLPVSTWRYHWDPPHVRHLGPMAQDWWKAFGVGENDRTICCTDANGVAVVAIQALHRELAELRDEVAALRAQSDPAHDPGGPGAAGSG